CGGCGAAGAAGAAGCGTGACGTGTTCGTCTACTTCATCACCGAGGGCAAATCGCGCGCGCCCTTCGGCGCGATGGCGCTGCAAAAGCGCGTCGATTCATAACAGCTCGCGCAGCAGGGCGGGCAGGAGGCCGGGCAGGTCCTCGGCGATCAGCCCCGGCCCGAAGCGCGATGCCGCCTCGGCGTGTAGCCGGACAGCAGCGCAAGCGGCCTCGAAGGCCGGCATCTTCTGCGCGCACAGCCCGGCGACCATGCCGGCGAGAACGTCGCCCGAGCCGGCGGTCGCCAGCCATGGCGAGCCGTTCTCGTTGATCGCGGCGCGGCCGTCCGGCGCGGCGATGACGGTGTCCGGGCCTTTCAGGATCACGACCGCGCCGGCGCGCGCCGCTGCTGCCCGTGCGCGGGTGAGCTTCGACAGGCCTTCGTCGGCGGCGAGATCGGGATAAAGCCGCGCGAATTCGCCCTCATGCGGAGTCAGCACCGCATTGGCTTCCGAGGCCGCGATGGCGGCAAAGAGCGCGTCCGGCGCGTCGCGGAAGGCGGTCAGCGCGTCGGCGTCGAGGACGAGCGCCCTTTTCCCCGTTAGCCTCAGTGCCTCGATCACCGTTTCGCGCAGCGGCCGGTCGAGGCCGAAGCCAGGGCCGATCACCATGGCGTCGGGCCGCCGCGCCTCGAACGCGGCGGCGAGGCCGTCCGGCGCGTCCACCTTGCGGACCATGATCGAGGTCAGGTGCGCGGCGTTGACGGCGAGCGCGTTGCCCGGAGACCAGATGCTGACCGCGCCGGCGCCGATGCGCGCGGCGGCGAGCGCCGTGAGCCGCGCCGCGCCGGTCGAGGAGGGACCGCCCGAAAGGACCGCGACATGGCCGCGCGAATATTTGTGCTGGTCGCGCCGCGGGCGCGGCAGCGCCGCCGACCACAGTGCCGGCAGGTTGCGGAAGGTTTTCGGCGCGATTGTCTCAAGCACGGCGTCGGGAATGCCGATGTCGGCCAGCGCCACCTCGCCGCACAGCGCCCTGCCCGGCTCGATCAGATGCGCCGGCTTAAGGCGGAAGAAGGTGACGGTGAGGTCCGCCGCGAACACCGCGCCCACAGCCCTGCCGCTCTCGCCCGACAGGCCTGACGGCAGGTCGACGGCGATGACCGCCGCGCCGGCCGCGCGGCAGCGTTCCGCCGCCAGCGCCGCCGCGCCGTCGAGGGCGCGGGCGAGCCCGGCCCCGTAGAGCGCGTCGATCACCACCCCGCCCGGCTGCGGCGCGAAATCGTCGAGCGGCCGCGGCGCGACGGGGCAACGGCCGGCGGCCCGCTCCGCGTCGCTGCCGGGCCGGGGCCGGCCTTCGCGCCAGACCGCGACGGGCATGCCGGCCTCGTGAAGCAGCCGTGCCACCTCGTAACCGTCGCCGCCATTGTTGCCCGGCCCGCACAGCACGTCGAAGCCCTGCGCCTGCGGATAGCGCGTCAGCACCGCGCGCAGGATGGCGGCGCCGGCGTTGCGCATCAGGCCGTAACCGTCGTTCGGACCGATCTCGGCGGCCAGCCTGTCGGCCTCGGCCATTTCCGCCGGCGTCAGCACCTCCAGCCCTGTGCCTGATTTTTGTGCAGATTGCATCATAATTGACCTGCCTCTACTGTGCGATGCGTGCGCAACCCTGCCAGAACCTTCCGCTCCCGGCAAAGGAGCGCGGCAAACAACGCTTTTCCTTCCACGGTTCCGTGTCGGCCAGTTTGGCACGGTTCCTGCTTTCAATAGTGCGAGACGGGTTCGTCCCGCATGTCTCACCCAATCGGAGGCCGCCACCACATGAAAAAGATCGAGGCGATCATCAAGCCGTTCAAGCTCGACGAGGTCAAGGAAGCCCTGCAGGAAGTCGGGCTCCAGGGCATCACCGTCACCGAGGCGAAGGGCTTCGGACGCCAGAAGGGACATACGGAGCTCTATCGCGGCGCCGAATATGTCGTCGACTTCCTGCCCAAGGTGAAGATCGAGGTCGTCCTGCCGGACGACGCGGTCGAGGCCGCCATCGAGGCGATCCGCAAGGCGGCGCAGACGGGCCGCATCGGCGACGGCAAGATCTTCGTCACCAATGTCGAGGAAGTCGTGCGCATCCGCACCGGCGAGACCGGAAACGACGCCATCTGAACCACCCATCCGCCGGCCCGCGCGGCCGGCTCCACTCCGTCACCATTGAAGGAAAGCGAGAAATGACCACAGCAGACGACATCATGAAGCGCATCAGGGACAACGACATCAAGTTCCTCGACCTGCGTTTCACCGACCCCAAGGGCAAGCTGCAGCACGTCACCATGGATGTCGGCGTCGTGGACGAAGACATGTTCGCCGACGGCGTGATGTTCGACGGCTCCTCCATCGCCGGCTGGAAGGCGATCAACGAGTCCGACATGGTGCTGATGCCGGACCTCGAGACCGCGCATATGGACCCGTTCTTCGCGCAGTCGACGCTGGTCCTGATCTGCGACATCCTCGATCCGGTCTCGGGCGAGCCCTATGGCCGCGACCCGCGCGGCATCGCCCGCAAAGCCGAGGCCTATCTCAAGGCCGAAGGCTTCGGCGACACGGTCTATGTCGGGCCGGAAGCCGAGTTCTTCGTCTTCGACGACGTCCGCTTCAAGGCCGACCCGTACAACACCGGGTTCCGGGTCGATTCGAGCGAGCTGCCGTCGAACGACGACACCGAATACGAGACCGGCAATCTCGGCCACCGGCCGCGCGTCAAGGGCGGCTACTTCCCGGTCCCGCCGCTCGACTCGCTGCAGGACATGCGCTCCGAGATGCTGACGGTGCTGACCGAGATGGGCGTCGTCGTCGAGAAGCATCACCATGAGGTCGCTGCCGCACAGCACGAGCTGGGCGTCAAGTTCGACACGCTGCTGCGCAATGCCGACAAGATGCAGCTCTACAAGTATGTCGTGCACCAGGTCGCCGCCGCCTACGGCAAGACCGCGACCTTCATGCCGAAGCCGATCTTCGGCGACAACGGCTCGGGCATGCACGTCCACCTGTCGATCTGGAAGGAAGGCAAGCCGACCTTCGCCGGCAACGAATATGCCGGCCTGTCGGAGAGCTGCCTCTACTTCATCGGCGGCGTCATCAAGCACGCCAAGGCGATCAACGCCTTCACCAACCCGCTGACCAACTCCTACAAGCGTCTGGTCCCGGGCTATGAGGCGCCGGTGCTGCTCGCCTATTCGGCGCGCAACCGCTCGGCTTCCTGCCGCATCCCGTTCGGCTCGTCGCCGAAGTCGAAGCGCGTCGAGGTCCGCTTCCCCGATCCGGGCGCGAACCCCTATCTCGCCTTCGCCGCGCTGCTGATGGCCGGCCTCGACGGCATCAAGAACAAGCTCCACCCCGGCCAGCCGATGGACAAGGACCTCTACGACCTGCCGCCGAAGGAGCTGAAGCAGATCCCGACCGTCTCGGGCTCGCTGCGCGAGGCGCTGGTCAACCTCGACAAGGACCGCGCCTTCCTCAAGGCCGGCGGCGTGTTCGACGACGACCAGATCGACGCGTTCATCGAGCTGAAGATGGTGGAGGTGATGCGCTTCGAGATGACGCCGCACCCGGTCGAGTTCGACATGTACTACTCGATCTGATACTGCGGGACAGGCGAATAGCGGGCCGGGGCGGCGACGCCCCGGCCCTTTTTCATGGCGCGCCGGCGCTTTTTCGCCGCTGCGCGCGATACGGGATGTTAACCGTCCACGATTAACCTTTGGCAGTCTTCGCATGAAGCGGAGGGATTCCGGCGTCAGGGCAGGCGATAGAAATGGCACTAGCGGCGATCAAGGTAGCGCCGTCACAGGCGGAGAGGCGTAACTTTCAACGCGTTCGCGTGAAGGTCTATGGCCGCTACATGCTTGAGGATCGCACCGAACATCCGTGCCAGGTCATCGACATGTCGCCCGGCGACGTGGCGCTGCGCGCCAACCGGCCCGGCGAGCTGGGCGAGAAGGTCATCGTCTATCTCGATCATATCGGCCGCATCGAGGGGGTGGTCACCCGCCTGCTCCGCGACGGCTTT
Above is a genomic segment from Aquamicrobium sp. containing:
- a CDS encoding NAD(P)H-hydrate dehydratase, whose product is MMQSAQKSGTGLEVLTPAEMAEADRLAAEIGPNDGYGLMRNAGAAILRAVLTRYPQAQGFDVLCGPGNNGGDGYEVARLLHEAGMPVAVWREGRPRPGSDAERAAGRCPVAPRPLDDFAPQPGGVVIDALYGAGLARALDGAAALAAERCRAAGAAVIAVDLPSGLSGESGRAVGAVFAADLTVTFFRLKPAHLIEPGRALCGEVALADIGIPDAVLETIAPKTFRNLPALWSAALPRPRRDQHKYSRGHVAVLSGGPSSTGAARLTALAAARIGAGAVSIWSPGNALAVNAAHLTSIMVRKVDAPDGLAAAFEARRPDAMVIGPGFGLDRPLRETVIEALRLTGKRALVLDADALTAFRDAPDALFAAIAASEANAVLTPHEGEFARLYPDLAADEGLSKLTRARAAAARAGAVVILKGPDTVIAAPDGRAAINENGSPWLATAGSGDVLAGMVAGLCAQKMPAFEAACAAVRLHAEAASRFGPGLIAEDLPGLLPALLRELL
- a CDS encoding P-II family nitrogen regulator, whose product is MKKIEAIIKPFKLDEVKEALQEVGLQGITVTEAKGFGRQKGHTELYRGAEYVVDFLPKVKIEVVLPDDAVEAAIEAIRKAAQTGRIGDGKIFVTNVEEVVRIRTGETGNDAI
- the glnA gene encoding type I glutamate--ammonia ligase, which translates into the protein MTTADDIMKRIRDNDIKFLDLRFTDPKGKLQHVTMDVGVVDEDMFADGVMFDGSSIAGWKAINESDMVLMPDLETAHMDPFFAQSTLVLICDILDPVSGEPYGRDPRGIARKAEAYLKAEGFGDTVYVGPEAEFFVFDDVRFKADPYNTGFRVDSSELPSNDDTEYETGNLGHRPRVKGGYFPVPPLDSLQDMRSEMLTVLTEMGVVVEKHHHEVAAAQHELGVKFDTLLRNADKMQLYKYVVHQVAAAYGKTATFMPKPIFGDNGSGMHVHLSIWKEGKPTFAGNEYAGLSESCLYFIGGVIKHAKAINAFTNPLTNSYKRLVPGYEAPVLLAYSARNRSASCRIPFGSSPKSKRVEVRFPDPGANPYLAFAALLMAGLDGIKNKLHPGQPMDKDLYDLPPKELKQIPTVSGSLREALVNLDKDRAFLKAGGVFDDDQIDAFIELKMVEVMRFEMTPHPVEFDMYYSI